A genomic window from Natrinema sp. HArc-T2 includes:
- a CDS encoding ABC transporter permease → MSRMGRVRAETSAGWRSFIRRRTAVFFTFFFPVILIVIFGALIRTDPTGEGLFTEPAAYYVPGYLAVVVLFTPLSRMGSEVARHREGSRFEKLATTPLTRPEWLLAQTAVNAAIIGLASLLILGLVILLTGAQITFSPLLVPYILIGVICFCGVGAMLGSYTDSQDGAVAASNAIGLPLLFLSETFISLSQLPGWFEPLVNLSPLTYFARGVRAATYTDATTPAVAGVDPALANLGILAALAVVAFALGARSIPRTD, encoded by the coding sequence ATGAGCCGGATGGGACGCGTCAGGGCCGAGACGAGCGCCGGCTGGCGATCCTTTATCCGCCGGCGGACAGCAGTCTTCTTTACGTTCTTCTTCCCGGTGATCCTGATCGTCATCTTCGGCGCGTTGATCCGGACCGATCCGACCGGTGAGGGGCTGTTCACGGAGCCGGCGGCCTACTACGTGCCGGGCTATCTCGCCGTCGTCGTCCTCTTTACGCCGCTGTCGCGGATGGGCAGCGAGGTCGCACGCCACCGTGAGGGGAGCCGGTTCGAGAAACTCGCGACGACGCCGCTGACCCGTCCCGAGTGGTTGCTCGCCCAGACCGCGGTCAACGCAGCGATCATCGGCCTGGCGAGCCTGCTCATCCTTGGACTGGTGATCCTGCTGACCGGCGCCCAGATCACGTTCTCACCGCTGTTAGTACCGTATATCCTGATCGGTGTGATCTGTTTCTGTGGCGTCGGCGCGATGCTCGGCAGCTACACCGACTCCCAGGACGGCGCGGTCGCCGCCAGCAACGCGATCGGGCTGCCGCTGCTCTTCCTCTCGGAGACGTTCATCTCCCTGTCACAACTGCCCGGTTGGTTCGAACCCCTTGTGAACCTCTCGCCGCTGACCTACTTCGCACGCGGCGTGCGGGCCGCGACCTACACGGACGCAACGACACCCGCGGTCGCCGGCGTCGACCCTGCACTCGCGAACCTCGGGATCCTCGCCGCGCTCGCCGTCGTCGCCTTCGCGCTCGGTGCGCGATCGATCCCGCGGACGGACTAA
- the truD gene encoding tRNA pseudouridine(13) synthase TruD, with protein sequence MRPAHPTEQAVGMDHYVSETDGVGGHLREDDEHFRVRELERFDTQPVDASMDAYPHLVFRATLQGWDTNDFASRLSDALGLSRERVNWAGTKDKYAVTTQLFSVYGADPEDIPEIDGAEIEVLGRAGRNLEFGDLAGNAFELVVSEPDRPDNATAITNELHEFGGLEDQGSDDATSIGVPNFFGQQRFGSRRPVTHEVGLAIARGDWEGAVMAYLGNPTDAEPESTQEARAFVEETRDWQEALERVPNRLRYERSMIHALAEHDGEPGSDEFRAALERVPSNLQRLFVHAAQSYAFNLMLSERLERDLPFDRPVDGDVVCFADTDAPDGLELPDPDRLQRVDERRVGSVTRHCERGRAFVTAPLVGTETELTDGEQGEIERAVLDDLGLEPSDFDLPGEFHSTGTRRAILLRTDLSLETEPLTLSFALPKGSYATVVSREYLKVDPIDLG encoded by the coding sequence ATGCGCCCAGCCCATCCCACCGAGCAGGCCGTCGGTATGGACCACTACGTCTCTGAAACCGACGGCGTCGGCGGCCACCTTCGCGAGGACGACGAACACTTCCGGGTGCGCGAACTCGAGCGCTTCGACACCCAACCCGTCGACGCCTCGATGGACGCCTACCCGCATCTCGTCTTCCGGGCGACGCTGCAGGGCTGGGACACCAACGACTTCGCATCGCGACTCTCGGATGCGCTCGGACTCTCCCGCGAGCGGGTCAACTGGGCCGGGACGAAAGACAAGTACGCCGTGACGACACAGCTGTTTTCGGTCTACGGAGCCGATCCCGAGGACATCCCCGAGATCGACGGGGCCGAGATCGAGGTACTGGGCCGGGCAGGCCGAAATCTCGAGTTCGGCGACCTCGCGGGCAACGCCTTCGAACTTGTCGTCAGCGAACCCGACCGACCTGACAACGCCACGGCGATCACCAACGAACTGCACGAGTTCGGTGGGCTCGAGGATCAAGGGAGCGACGACGCGACCTCGATCGGCGTCCCGAATTTCTTCGGCCAGCAGCGCTTTGGCAGCCGCCGGCCGGTCACCCACGAGGTCGGCCTCGCGATCGCTCGTGGCGACTGGGAAGGCGCAGTGATGGCCTACCTCGGGAACCCGACGGACGCGGAACCGGAGTCGACCCAGGAAGCCAGAGCCTTCGTCGAGGAGACGCGCGACTGGCAGGAAGCCTTAGAGCGTGTTCCCAACCGCCTCCGGTACGAGCGCTCGATGATTCACGCGCTCGCAGAACACGACGGCGAGCCCGGTTCCGACGAGTTCCGGGCCGCCCTCGAGCGCGTCCCCTCGAACCTCCAGCGGCTGTTCGTCCACGCGGCCCAGTCGTACGCGTTCAACCTGATGCTGTCCGAACGGCTCGAGCGCGACCTGCCGTTCGATCGTCCCGTCGACGGCGACGTGGTCTGTTTTGCCGATACCGACGCACCTGATGGGCTCGAGTTGCCCGATCCCGACCGACTCCAGCGGGTCGACGAGCGCCGCGTCGGCTCGGTGACCCGCCACTGCGAGCGTGGCCGGGCGTTCGTCACCGCGCCGCTGGTCGGCACCGAGACGGAGCTGACCGACGGCGAGCAAGGCGAGATCGAACGCGCCGTCCTCGACGACCTCGGCCTCGAGCCATCGGATTTCGACCTCCCCGGCGAGTTCCACTCCACGGGCACGCGGCGGGCGATCCTTCTGCGGACGGATCTGTCGCTCGAGACCGAGCCGCTGACCCTCTCGTTTGCGCTCCCGAAGGGGTCGTACGCGACGGTCGTCTCCCGGGAGTATCTGAAGGTCGATCCGATCGACCTCGGCTGA
- a CDS encoding zinc ribbon domain-containing protein, whose translation MRSKRVQREIDDLVAQGWRIEEETPDRVVMVDREFGSVGSHIVVALLTFWFSLGVGNVVWAAYNYVSNSRRRVLWEDGDACPSCGAAVSATDDYCPSCGEALESGPDPTDAVSCPDCEAVVAAGSRYCPACGTELADAADKST comes from the coding sequence ATGCGTAGCAAACGCGTCCAACGGGAGATCGACGATCTCGTCGCGCAGGGCTGGCGGATCGAGGAGGAGACGCCCGACCGCGTCGTGATGGTCGACCGAGAGTTCGGCTCGGTCGGCTCGCACATCGTCGTCGCGCTGCTGACGTTCTGGTTCTCGCTGGGTGTTGGAAACGTCGTCTGGGCGGCGTACAACTACGTCTCGAACTCTCGGCGTCGCGTGCTCTGGGAGGACGGCGATGCCTGTCCGTCCTGTGGGGCCGCTGTGTCGGCGACCGACGACTACTGCCCGTCCTGTGGTGAGGCCCTCGAGAGCGGTCCCGACCCGACCGACGCGGTCTCCTGTCCCGACTGTGAGGCCGTCGTCGCCGCCGGCTCGCGATACTGTCCGGCTTGCGGGACGGAACTCGCGGACGCGGCAGATAAATCCACGTAG
- the surE gene encoding 5'/3'-nucleotidase SurE → MELDSDPHILLTNDDGIDAPGIRALYDALQAVGTVTVVAPDRNRSAVGRSLSYGRTRSSPDDLSLDLESDSFTSPVPHTDHELGYAVDGTPCDCAIVGVNAIEPEPDIVVSGCNAGANLGAYVFSRSGTVSAAMEAAFLETPSIAVSMDTLGYDTDLEPTDFERAAEITATILDGAPGTGLFDRVDYLNVNVPRPDREPNGYAITRPTRVYEMDATVEDGGFQLTNRLWQQMANRDIPDPADTDRHAVLAGLVSISPLRIPYDVVDTDPVRTIIERIL, encoded by the coding sequence ATGGAACTGGATTCGGACCCTCACATTCTCCTGACGAACGACGACGGGATCGACGCACCCGGGATCCGGGCGCTGTACGACGCACTGCAGGCGGTCGGCACGGTCACCGTCGTCGCGCCCGATCGGAACCGCAGCGCCGTCGGTCGCTCGCTCTCGTATGGCCGGACGCGATCCTCGCCCGACGACCTCTCGCTGGACCTGGAATCGGATTCGTTTACCTCGCCAGTTCCACACACCGACCACGAACTCGGCTACGCCGTCGACGGCACGCCCTGTGACTGTGCCATCGTCGGCGTCAACGCCATCGAGCCCGAACCCGACATCGTCGTCTCGGGCTGTAACGCCGGCGCGAACCTCGGTGCGTACGTCTTCTCCCGCTCGGGAACGGTGAGCGCTGCGATGGAAGCAGCCTTCCTCGAGACGCCGTCGATCGCCGTTTCGATGGACACGCTCGGCTACGACACCGACCTCGAGCCGACCGATTTCGAGCGAGCGGCCGAGATCACAGCCACGATCCTCGACGGTGCACCCGGAACGGGCCTGTTCGACCGCGTCGACTACCTGAACGTCAACGTTCCTCGCCCGGATCGCGAGCCAAACGGCTATGCGATCACGCGCCCGACCCGCGTCTACGAGATGGACGCGACGGTCGAAGACGGCGGCTTCCAGTTGACCAACCGCCTCTGGCAACAGATGGCCAACCGGGACATCCCCGATCCAGCAGACACCGACCGCCACGCCGTGCTCGCAGGTCTGGTCTCGATTTCGCCGCTTCGCATCCCCTACGACGTCGTCGATACCGACCCCGTCCGGACGATCATCGAGCGCATTCTGTAG
- a CDS encoding DUF2103 domain-containing protein, whose product MECRHCASPLEKPGDYCLVCRDANTEAIVLEAARDRATITMLAGEDETRERDESADPDKQILGETTITTTPEDGENEPIELRNFAGLIADEIRRKRPDEVYAGGTRAVIRAVREDLHHPFYRVDDDEPVQAVLERRGNRALDVVETPPAEKIGGSHTTLIGGRTGMEAIHAVAGHPHVKKVIPGPIDAGGKGSQSGMRAKVTRADDGGNVRMLLRDGSSVQENRVVTTARDREMGERIRADLNDVLAEAEFQ is encoded by the coding sequence ATGGAGTGTCGTCACTGTGCGTCGCCGCTCGAGAAACCCGGGGACTACTGTCTGGTCTGCCGGGACGCCAACACCGAGGCGATCGTCCTCGAGGCGGCACGCGACAGGGCGACGATCACGATGCTCGCGGGCGAGGACGAGACACGCGAGCGCGACGAATCGGCAGACCCCGACAAACAGATCCTCGGCGAGACGACGATCACGACGACGCCGGAAGACGGCGAGAACGAGCCGATCGAACTCCGGAACTTCGCCGGGCTGATCGCCGACGAAATCCGCCGGAAGCGCCCTGACGAGGTCTATGCCGGTGGGACGCGGGCAGTGATCCGTGCCGTGCGCGAGGACCTCCACCATCCGTTCTACCGCGTCGACGACGACGAGCCAGTCCAGGCCGTCCTCGAGCGTCGCGGCAATCGCGCGCTCGATGTCGTCGAGACGCCGCCGGCCGAGAAGATCGGCGGCAGCCACACCACGCTCATCGGCGGGCGGACGGGCATGGAGGCGATCCACGCCGTTGCGGGCCACCCCCACGTCAAGAAGGTCATTCCGGGCCCCATCGACGCCGGCGGCAAGGGCTCCCAGTCGGGCATGCGCGCGAAGGTCACCCGCGCTGACGACGGCGGTAACGTGCGGATGCTGCTCCGGGACGGCTCGAGTGTGCAGGAAAATCGCGTCGTGACGACCGCTCGAGATCGAGAGATGGGCGAGCGAATTCGGGCGGATTTGAATGACGTGCTCGCTGAAGCGGAGTTTCAGTAG
- a CDS encoding CARDB domain-containing protein: MRRRRYLAAGGGLAATLTGSVEAIEREVARRRRAVQDDGVTEVRIVETNAPVEGGSLLEVSVAVENTGTTAVRTTVEGFYEGEHRSTVETTVGPGETETIDYFSYRTYPVSQDETVTVRFETDDDTAERTVDVLAVEELDTAQLSPDPELTVQPGTTVLFEVESDALGEYGGRTQWFVDGEYVGWSMGPWFSTYYGHRGADYWQTTFDSAGTYEVAAAVGDDEPRRATWTITVAETGTAAPTIEGRRPADESLAMTTDESIELELDVAHPDGALDRVVWWLGHADVILGETAVSGSKDTATLSLESGCHGCPIIAWVISENGTITSERSWVIDDVGETDADLAVSIIETNDPVDAGEVLEVTATVENTTDTEITQDVDLIVGHDPELVDSQSVAVGGGESETIDLEFETAVVRRTQTFPARVETEDSADERTVEVIGTEDIGLDVTIVETNAPVQTGEFLEVIAEFENSHSTGLTREVQLIVGHDPTVVDTTVVSLEPGESETVTMGYETALVRNDQEFPARIETEGDSDEVPVFVYVDEPPLAVTNIETNDPVTTGDVLEVTATLENTAESETTQEIELIVGHDPELVDSQSVTVAGGETETVDLEFETALVRRTQTFPVRVESDDDAAVRDVEVIGTDDVDVTVTITGTNDPVDAGDVLEVTAEVENASEVTVTQDLEFVVGHDPTVVDTASIRLEPGARETVTMAFETALVENDQEFPVRVESAVASDERTVLVYGTDDRDFEIEFVNCTQATVSGTFEDGDDLTVETLFVDSVGVGNAHPGITIGDAIDAPFSGTIRLQISDDEGVLDRTDDEVVVGLRDDGFGSTIGTVFVNWFESDERRESNPNDCIDERRPERPSIALEDVTPTEGDSYTVTFGYENPNDLELVGGAFVAGTTEDEPPALEPGTHSFAVEWTPQTDDERLVWEIDLENYLYDETLRAETEPAGEYRDPEPAFSVAILETTAPVVAGETLEVTVEVENIGNATGSREFALAVGGQVVDTAQVDLEEGALETVTLSYQTRPEDVGELAVTVRSEDDEATAQVTVEEPAETAAFEVTTVNATDPVEAGATLEVTAEVTNVGTEAGETNVYLDIDQQQGVDTQSVSLAADETGSVTLTYATTQTDVGDRTATVRTDDDAASIQFTVTEPETADESPDSTPDEQPEEPDSPQEPGPPEEPDSPEEPGPPEEPDTPEESEPPEEPESPDSPGDEQTEDSPAEPVDGQPDNQSVEPVEE, from the coding sequence ATGCGGCGACGACGCTATCTCGCCGCCGGGGGCGGTCTGGCGGCGACGCTTACGGGGAGTGTGGAAGCGATCGAACGAGAGGTCGCGAGGCGGAGGCGTGCCGTTCAGGACGACGGCGTCACCGAGGTTCGAATCGTCGAGACGAACGCGCCCGTCGAGGGTGGATCGCTACTCGAGGTGAGCGTAGCGGTCGAAAACACAGGCACCACGGCAGTGAGGACAACAGTCGAGGGTTTTTACGAGGGCGAACATCGGTCGACCGTCGAAACGACGGTTGGTCCCGGTGAAACCGAGACGATCGACTACTTCAGTTATCGTACCTATCCAGTCAGCCAGGACGAGACGGTCACGGTCCGGTTCGAGACCGACGACGACACGGCTGAACGCACCGTCGACGTCCTCGCCGTTGAGGAATTGGACACCGCACAACTATCACCGGACCCGGAGCTGACGGTACAGCCGGGGACGACGGTGCTCTTCGAGGTCGAATCCGACGCGCTCGGGGAGTACGGCGGACGAACACAGTGGTTCGTCGATGGCGAGTACGTCGGTTGGTCGATGGGACCCTGGTTTAGCACGTACTACGGCCATCGGGGTGCCGACTACTGGCAGACGACGTTCGACTCGGCAGGCACCTACGAGGTCGCTGCTGCCGTCGGCGACGACGAGCCCCGCCGAGCGACGTGGACGATCACCGTGGCAGAAACCGGGACCGCAGCGCCGACCATCGAGGGCAGGCGGCCGGCTGACGAGTCACTCGCGATGACCACCGACGAATCGATCGAACTCGAGCTGGATGTCGCACATCCCGACGGCGCGCTCGACCGCGTCGTCTGGTGGCTCGGCCACGCGGACGTCATCCTCGGTGAGACAGCGGTGAGCGGGAGCAAAGACACCGCGACGCTCTCGCTCGAGAGCGGCTGCCATGGGTGTCCGATCATCGCCTGGGTGATCAGCGAGAACGGAACGATCACGTCCGAACGGTCGTGGGTGATCGACGATGTCGGTGAAACCGATGCAGACCTGGCCGTGTCGATCATCGAGACGAACGATCCCGTCGACGCCGGCGAGGTGCTCGAGGTCACGGCGACGGTCGAGAACACGACCGACACCGAAATAACACAGGATGTCGATCTGATCGTCGGCCACGATCCCGAACTCGTCGACAGCCAGTCGGTGGCCGTCGGCGGGGGCGAGTCCGAAACGATCGATCTCGAGTTCGAAACGGCAGTCGTCAGGCGAACCCAGACGTTCCCCGCGCGGGTCGAAACCGAAGACAGCGCCGATGAACGGACGGTCGAAGTGATCGGCACTGAGGATATCGGACTGGACGTGACGATCGTGGAGACCAACGCACCGGTCCAGACGGGCGAGTTTCTCGAGGTGATCGCCGAGTTCGAGAACAGCCACAGCACGGGCCTTACGCGAGAGGTGCAGTTGATCGTCGGTCACGATCCGACGGTGGTCGATACGACAGTGGTCTCGCTCGAGCCCGGCGAATCCGAGACGGTTACGATGGGGTACGAGACCGCGCTCGTCAGGAACGACCAAGAGTTCCCGGCCCGGATCGAAACCGAGGGCGATTCCGACGAGGTCCCCGTCTTCGTCTACGTCGACGAGCCGCCGCTGGCAGTGACGAACATCGAGACGAACGACCCGGTCACGACCGGCGACGTCCTCGAGGTGACTGCAACACTCGAAAACACTGCCGAGTCGGAGACGACCCAGGAGATCGAACTGATCGTCGGTCACGATCCCGAACTCGTCGATTCCCAGTCGGTGACGGTCGCCGGTGGCGAGACCGAGACGGTCGATCTCGAATTCGAAACAGCGCTCGTCCGGCGAACACAGACGTTTCCCGTGCGGGTCGAAAGCGACGACGACGCAGCGGTCCGCGACGTCGAGGTGATCGGCACGGACGACGTCGATGTAACCGTGACGATCACCGGGACGAACGATCCCGTCGACGCTGGCGACGTCCTCGAGGTGACCGCCGAAGTCGAGAACGCAAGCGAGGTCACCGTGACGCAGGATCTCGAGTTCGTCGTCGGCCACGATCCGACCGTCGTGGATACCGCGTCGATACGGCTCGAACCGGGTGCCCGTGAGACAGTCACGATGGCGTTCGAAACGGCACTCGTCGAAAACGACCAGGAGTTCCCGGTTCGCGTCGAGAGCGCTGTTGCCTCGGACGAACGGACGGTCCTCGTCTACGGCACCGATGACAGGGACTTCGAGATCGAATTTGTCAACTGCACGCAGGCGACCGTCTCCGGGACGTTCGAAGATGGCGACGATCTGACCGTCGAGACGCTCTTCGTCGACTCGGTAGGCGTCGGCAACGCCCATCCGGGGATCACGATCGGCGACGCGATCGATGCCCCGTTTTCCGGGACGATTCGGCTCCAGATCAGCGATGACGAGGGGGTCCTCGACCGGACCGACGACGAGGTCGTCGTCGGACTCAGAGACGACGGCTTCGGCTCGACTATCGGGACCGTCTTCGTCAACTGGTTCGAATCGGATGAGCGCCGCGAAAGCAACCCAAACGACTGCATCGACGAACGCCGGCCCGAGCGACCGTCAATCGCACTCGAGGACGTCACGCCCACGGAAGGCGACAGCTACACAGTTACGTTCGGCTACGAGAACCCGAACGATCTCGAACTCGTTGGCGGCGCGTTCGTCGCGGGAACAACTGAGGACGAACCGCCTGCGCTCGAGCCCGGAACCCACTCGTTCGCCGTCGAGTGGACGCCCCAAACCGACGACGAACGACTCGTCTGGGAGATCGACCTCGAAAACTATCTCTACGACGAGACGCTCCGGGCCGAGACGGAGCCAGCCGGCGAGTATCGAGATCCGGAGCCCGCGTTTTCGGTCGCCATCCTCGAGACGACAGCCCCCGTAGTGGCCGGTGAGACGCTCGAGGTGACGGTCGAGGTCGAAAACATCGGCAACGCCACCGGATCTCGGGAGTTCGCGCTCGCGGTCGGCGGGCAGGTCGTCGACACCGCGCAGGTCGATCTCGAGGAAGGTGCGCTCGAAACGGTGACGCTGTCGTACCAGACCCGGCCCGAAGACGTCGGCGAACTCGCGGTCACCGTTCGCAGCGAGGACGACGAGGCGACGGCGCAGGTGACCGTCGAGGAACCAGCCGAGACGGCGGCGTTCGAGGTGACGACTGTGAACGCGACCGATCCAGTCGAAGCCGGAGCCACACTCGAGGTGACCGCCGAGGTGACGAACGTCGGCACCGAAGCCGGCGAGACTAACGTGTACCTGGATATCGACCAGCAACAGGGCGTCGACACCCAATCTGTGTCACTCGCTGCCGACGAGACGGGATCAGTCACGCTGACGTATGCGACGACCCAGACGGATGTCGGCGACCGAACCGCAACCGTGCGCACCGACGACGACGCTGCGTCGATCCAGTTCACGGTGACTGAACCCGAAACGGCTGACGAATCGCCCGACAGCACTCCCGACGAGCAACCGGAAGAGCCAGACAGTCCCCAGGAACCGGGACCACCAGAGGAACCTGACTCGCCTGAAGAACCAGGACCACCGGAAGAGCCAGACACTCCCGAAGAATCAGAACCACCGGAGGAACCGGAATCGCCCGACTCACCCGGAGACGAACAGACAGAAGACTCCCCGGCGGAGCCGGTTGACGGACAGCCGGATAATCAATCAGTCGAACCGGTCGAAGAATAG
- a CDS encoding DNA-directed RNA polymerase subunit P: protein MSYKCSRCKRDVQLDEYGGVRCPYCGHRVLLKERSRDVKEVDVQ from the coding sequence ATGAGTTACAAATGCTCTCGCTGTAAACGCGACGTCCAGCTCGACGAGTACGGCGGCGTCCGCTGTCCCTACTGCGGCCACCGCGTGCTCCTGAAAGAACGCAGCCGCGACGTCAAGGAAGTCGACGTCCAGTAA
- a CDS encoding KEOPS complex subunit Pcc1 produces the protein MSSHDATLEFDYESTARAELVAESVAREIGEIDDDRSRTTLERDDSLVRVEIDADDVIALRAALNTWFSLIDVAERTADAGLGVLEAKSESS, from the coding sequence GTGTCTTCTCACGACGCGACCCTCGAGTTCGACTACGAGAGCACCGCGCGTGCCGAACTCGTCGCTGAAAGCGTCGCCCGCGAGATCGGTGAGATCGACGACGACCGCTCGCGGACGACCCTCGAGCGAGACGACTCGCTGGTCCGCGTCGAGATCGACGCCGACGACGTGATCGCCCTGCGAGCCGCGTTGAACACGTGGTTTTCGCTGATCGATGTCGCCGAGCGAACCGCCGACGCTGGATTGGGAGTGCTCGAGGCCAAGTCTGAGTCATCGTAG
- a CDS encoding prefoldin subunit beta — MQGNLPPEAQEKIEQLQDLQETAQQVAVQKQEAETGLTEAQNALDELENIDEETTMYRSVGELLVETDYDQAEEDLEDKVDSLELRVETLEKQEERVQDQFEGLQDELEELLGGGMGGGPSPAGGPGAGGA, encoded by the coding sequence ATGCAAGGAAACCTGCCGCCGGAAGCACAGGAGAAAATCGAACAGCTACAGGATCTGCAGGAGACGGCACAGCAAGTCGCCGTCCAGAAGCAGGAAGCGGAAACCGGCCTCACCGAGGCCCAGAACGCCCTCGACGAACTCGAGAACATCGACGAGGAGACGACGATGTACCGCAGCGTCGGCGAGCTGCTCGTCGAGACCGACTACGACCAGGCAGAAGAAGACCTCGAGGACAAGGTCGACTCGCTCGAACTCCGCGTCGAGACCCTCGAGAAGCAAGAAGAGCGCGTCCAGGACCAGTTCGAGGGCCTGCAGGACGAGCTCGAAGAACTGCTCGGTGGCGGCATGGGCGGCGGTCCGAGCCCGGCTGGCGGTCCCGGCGCTGGCGGCGCATAA
- a CDS encoding DUF3194 domain-containing protein encodes MPTDEPTADDVVQTASDAAEGYVFSQYKQSAVRDLDVTVTFEDGVLEVDVYLNVPEGDAEADPEQVADDAALAARQAVDELFEA; translated from the coding sequence ATGCCGACTGACGAGCCGACGGCCGACGACGTTGTCCAGACGGCGTCGGACGCTGCGGAAGGCTACGTCTTCTCGCAGTACAAACAGTCGGCCGTTCGCGATCTCGACGTCACCGTGACGTTCGAAGACGGCGTCCTCGAGGTCGACGTCTACCTCAACGTGCCCGAGGGCGACGCCGAGGCCGATCCCGAACAGGTTGCCGACGATGCCGCGCTCGCGGCTCGGCAAGCGGTCGACGAACTGTTCGAGGCATAA